One Chlorobaculum limnaeum genomic window carries:
- the recG gene encoding ATP-dependent DNA helicase RecG, translating into MPPFLPLQGIKGVGPKRAAILAEAGIRSIADLYDCFPRRYLDRTTIKKIGALRDGETVTVVGSVTGTKLEGSGGRGGSRFKAQVSDGSGVLELTWFRGVHYFSKAIRSGDLVAAHGRITFFGRTPGMQHPDFDKLGGDGEPSDDGARDDELYKTGAIIPIYPTTEAMKQAGLNSAALRRIVHRAFRDQPLRITEYLSREIVESLGLLPIGEAYRQLHFPDSTELLERARYRMKWSELFFAQLFFALRRAGERRSLASARFERSGEKTASLHERLPFTMTGAQKQAVREIYHDLKSGRQMNRLLQGDVGSGKTLVAQFAMTLAVDNGLQAAFMAPTEILAFQHYAGLKNSLEPLGIRVALITGKQPVKLRREALARLEQGEIDIAVGTHAIIEAGVQFHRLGLVIIDEQHRFGVLQRKALQEKSENPHVLLMTATPIPRTLTMGIYGDLDVSVIAEMPAGRKPIQTRLCREEQKPELYRLLRQQIAEGRQAYIVYPLVEESEKIDLKAATESYEQLKQEVFPELRLGLIHGQLPAAEKEAVMAEFRGGRLDILVGTTVIEVGVDVPNATIMVIEHAERFGISQLHQLRGRVGRGEHASSCFLVYTKLAGDAKERLQVLASTGDGFRLSEIDLQIRGAGNMLGREQSGVASGLRIADLLTDGEIMRSARAAAFELIRRDEALSLAENAPIRDYYENYFKKRISLADVG; encoded by the coding sequence ATGCCACCGTTTTTACCGTTACAAGGGATCAAGGGGGTCGGCCCCAAGCGCGCGGCGATCCTCGCCGAGGCGGGCATCCGCTCGATTGCCGACCTGTACGACTGCTTCCCGCGCCGCTACCTCGACCGCACCACCATAAAAAAAATCGGCGCGTTGCGTGACGGCGAGACCGTGACGGTCGTCGGCAGCGTTACCGGCACGAAGCTCGAAGGGAGCGGCGGGCGCGGAGGCTCGCGCTTCAAGGCGCAGGTCAGCGACGGCTCCGGCGTGCTCGAACTGACCTGGTTTCGAGGCGTACACTACTTCTCGAAAGCCATCCGCAGCGGCGACCTCGTCGCGGCGCACGGGCGCATCACCTTTTTCGGACGCACGCCGGGAATGCAGCATCCCGACTTCGACAAGCTTGGCGGCGACGGCGAGCCGTCCGACGACGGAGCGCGGGACGACGAACTCTACAAGACCGGCGCGATCATTCCGATCTACCCCACCACCGAGGCGATGAAGCAGGCGGGCCTCAACTCGGCGGCCCTGCGGCGCATCGTGCACCGCGCCTTCCGCGACCAGCCGCTGCGCATCACGGAGTATCTCAGCCGCGAGATCGTCGAATCCCTCGGCCTCTTGCCCATCGGCGAGGCGTACCGGCAGCTTCACTTTCCCGACTCCACGGAACTGCTCGAACGGGCGCGGTACCGCATGAAGTGGAGCGAGCTGTTTTTCGCGCAGCTCTTCTTCGCCCTGCGCCGCGCCGGGGAGCGTCGAAGCCTCGCCTCGGCGCGGTTCGAGCGCTCCGGCGAAAAGACGGCGAGCCTGCACGAGCGACTGCCCTTCACCATGACCGGCGCGCAGAAGCAGGCGGTGCGCGAGATTTATCACGACCTGAAGAGCGGGCGACAGATGAATCGCCTCTTGCAGGGCGACGTGGGGTCGGGCAAGACGCTCGTGGCGCAGTTCGCCATGACGCTCGCCGTGGACAACGGTTTGCAGGCGGCCTTCATGGCGCCAACCGAAATTCTCGCCTTCCAGCACTACGCCGGTCTCAAAAACTCGCTCGAACCGCTCGGCATCCGCGTCGCGCTCATCACCGGCAAGCAGCCTGTGAAGCTGCGCCGGGAGGCGCTCGCCCGGCTCGAACAGGGGGAGATCGACATCGCCGTCGGCACCCACGCGATCATCGAGGCGGGGGTGCAGTTCCACCGCCTCGGGCTCGTTATCATCGACGAGCAGCACCGCTTCGGCGTGTTGCAGCGCAAGGCGTTGCAGGAGAAGTCGGAGAATCCGCACGTGCTGCTCATGACCGCCACGCCGATTCCGCGCACGCTCACGATGGGCATCTACGGCGACCTTGACGTCTCCGTCATCGCTGAAATGCCCGCCGGGCGCAAGCCGATCCAGACGCGCCTCTGCCGCGAGGAACAGAAGCCGGAGCTGTATCGGCTGTTGCGCCAGCAGATCGCCGAGGGGCGGCAGGCGTACATCGTCTATCCGCTGGTCGAGGAGTCCGAAAAGATCGATCTCAAGGCGGCTACCGAGAGCTACGAGCAGCTCAAGCAGGAGGTGTTTCCGGAGCTGCGACTCGGGCTGATTCACGGGCAGCTTCCGGCGGCGGAGAAGGAGGCGGTGATGGCGGAGTTTCGCGGCGGGCGCCTCGACATTCTCGTCGGCACGACGGTGATCGAGGTGGGCGTCGATGTGCCCAACGCCACCATCATGGTGATCGAGCACGCCGAGCGCTTCGGCATTTCGCAGCTTCACCAGCTCCGGGGTCGCGTCGGGCGCGGCGAGCACGCATCGTCGTGCTTCCTTGTCTATACGAAGCTCGCCGGTGACGCCAAAGAGCGGTTGCAGGTGCTCGCTTCGACCGGCGACGGCTTCCGCCTCTCCGAGATCGACTTACAGATTCGCGGCGCGGGCAACATGCTGGGACGCGAGCAGTCCGGCGTGGCGAGCGGCCTCAGGATCGCCGATCTGCTCACCGATGGCGAGATCATGCGCTCGGCGCGGGCGGCGGCGTTTGAGCTGATCCGCCGCGACGAAGCCCTCTCGCTTGCCGAAAACGCCCCGATTCGGGACTACTACGAGAATTATTTCAAGAAAAGAATTTCGCTGGCTGACGTCGGGTGA
- a CDS encoding ISL3 family transposase yields MPSLITHYQQLLGLPETWKVSDVRLSMSGPRIEIHLEYIGPKVECPECGKAGRIYDLAPEQRWRHLDTMEYETHLIARVPRCECKEHRIKTIKVPWATRSSRYTLKFEALAVELLQECSSIQSASRLLRLNWHATNEIMNRAVKRGLSRRNKEAIAHLGLDEKSFRAGHQYVTILNDLKGGRVLEVVQSRTTDGAEALLLSFEASQRQGVKSISMDMWKPFAIAAKKHLPQADIVHDRFHISKYLNEAVDTVRRQESRQLHHAGDRTLIGSKFTWLRNPENMTESQRTSFDQLMACELKTGKAWSMKNMFREFWRLGCRESASFFFDYWSERVDQLALKPMIKVKELLKRHLDNILNYFEHEMTNAVSEGLNSKIQLYKASARGFHSFHSYRIRILFYCGKLNMAITG; encoded by the coding sequence ATGCCGAGCCTCATTACCCATTACCAGCAGTTATTAGGATTACCAGAAACATGGAAGGTGTCGGATGTCCGGCTGTCGATGTCCGGCCCCCGGATAGAAATCCATCTGGAGTATATCGGACCCAAAGTCGAATGCCCTGAATGCGGCAAGGCCGGACGAATTTATGACCTGGCGCCAGAACAACGGTGGCGGCATCTGGATACCATGGAGTACGAGACGCATCTGATAGCCAGGGTGCCTCGGTGTGAGTGCAAAGAGCACAGGATCAAGACAATTAAAGTTCCGTGGGCAACGCGCTCTTCGCGCTACACCCTGAAGTTTGAAGCGCTTGCTGTCGAGTTGCTTCAGGAGTGTTCAAGCATTCAGTCGGCATCGAGGCTCTTGCGATTGAACTGGCATGCAACCAACGAGATCATGAACCGTGCGGTTAAGCGAGGCCTGAGCCGCCGGAATAAGGAGGCGATTGCTCATCTTGGTCTTGATGAAAAGAGCTTCCGGGCAGGCCATCAGTATGTGACGATCCTGAACGACCTGAAAGGTGGCCGGGTACTTGAGGTGGTCCAGAGCCGAACGACCGATGGAGCAGAAGCGCTACTCCTCAGCTTTGAAGCATCGCAACGCCAGGGTGTGAAATCGATCTCGATGGATATGTGGAAGCCCTTCGCGATTGCTGCCAAAAAGCATCTGCCGCAGGCCGATATTGTGCATGACCGTTTCCATATCAGCAAATATCTGAACGAGGCGGTCGACACGGTTCGTCGCCAAGAGTCCCGTCAACTTCATCATGCCGGGGACAGGACTCTGATTGGCTCGAAATTCACCTGGCTGCGCAATCCGGAGAACATGACGGAAAGCCAGCGGACAAGCTTTGATCAATTGATGGCCTGTGAGCTGAAAACCGGAAAAGCCTGGTCGATGAAAAACATGTTTCGGGAGTTCTGGCGGCTGGGTTGTCGAGAGAGTGCAAGCTTCTTTTTCGATTACTGGTCTGAACGCGTCGACCAGTTAGCGTTGAAACCCATGATCAAGGTCAAAGAGCTGCTGAAGCGGCATCTCGACAACATCCTGAACTATTTCGAGCACGAAATGACCAACGCAGTTTCCGAAGGTCTGAACAGCAAGATCCAGTTGTACAAAGCATCGGCCCGTGGGTTCCACAGCTTTCACAGCTACCGCATAAGGATTTTGTTTTACTGTGGAAAGCTCAACATGGCTATTACCGGTTGA
- a CDS encoding vWA domain-containing protein, with translation MDNNVNLQIIPERTIIRNDNISEIDIVIEITSTSEYKKVESSKNNLNLAIVIDRSGSMSGEKLEIAKNSCIEIFKRLKQDDFLTVIVYDNEAEVIVNPQTKRGEIIEKIKNIEPRGMTNLSLGWYLGLLELQTYLDNDKINKLILLSDGLANTGETKKSILGNQASKSREEYSIITSTIGIGDDFDEELLEIISNESGGRFWYIQHSNINEIIEEEFIGTLNIILDNPKIELNLGKGVKISKELNMLRKASNKYSIRPITDNDENRFAIRLELNPQEIGEEAQITAKLLNRNQTILDANLSLNLDSFESYAQAPINQEVLAIVQKFEKSKTEEELISKIEEGDFDFMKNMIIKEVAGMKKVVAAFEDEKKREYYRKDQQDLENMSYAADVLIKINNLSNPKYRNEFQALINHCNKSLTYQMHRHNNGYMRHHNCDFMQIDLLERLSVILENLALRRI, from the coding sequence ATGGATAATAATGTAAATCTTCAGATTATTCCTGAAAGAACTATTATTAGAAATGATAATATCTCTGAGATTGATATCGTAATTGAAATCACGTCTACTTCTGAGTATAAAAAAGTAGAATCCTCAAAAAACAATTTAAACCTAGCTATAGTTATTGATCGAAGTGGAAGTATGAGTGGTGAAAAATTGGAGATAGCAAAAAATAGTTGTATAGAAATTTTTAAGCGCTTAAAACAAGACGACTTTCTTACAGTAATTGTATATGATAATGAAGCTGAGGTTATCGTTAATCCTCAAACGAAGCGAGGTGAGATAATAGAAAAAATCAAAAATATAGAACCAAGAGGAATGACTAATCTTTCTCTAGGGTGGTATTTAGGTCTATTAGAACTGCAAACATATTTAGATAATGATAAAATAAATAAATTAATTCTATTATCTGATGGATTGGCAAATACTGGCGAGACAAAGAAAAGTATTCTAGGCAATCAGGCGTCAAAATCCAGAGAAGAATACAGTATAATTACCTCAACCATTGGAATTGGTGACGATTTTGATGAAGAATTATTAGAAATAATTTCAAATGAGTCTGGAGGAAGATTTTGGTATATTCAACACTCAAATATTAATGAAATCATTGAAGAAGAGTTTATTGGCACCTTAAATATTATTCTTGATAATCCCAAAATAGAATTAAATCTTGGAAAAGGGGTGAAGATTTCGAAAGAACTAAATATGCTAAGGAAAGCTTCAAATAAATATTCTATAAGACCTATAACTGACAACGACGAGAATCGTTTTGCGATTAGACTTGAATTAAATCCTCAAGAGATTGGTGAAGAGGCTCAAATTACCGCAAAATTATTAAACAGAAACCAAACCATTTTAGATGCAAATCTAAGTCTAAATTTAGATAGTTTTGAAAGTTATGCACAAGCCCCGATAAATCAAGAAGTTCTTGCAATAGTTCAAAAATTTGAAAAAAGCAAAACAGAGGAAGAACTTATTTCAAAAATTGAAGAGGGTGATTTTGATTTTATGAAAAATATGATTATCAAAGAAGTTGCGGGAATGAAAAAAGTTGTAGCTGCTTTTGAGGATGAGAAAAAAAGAGAATACTATAGAAAAGATCAACAAGATTTAGAAAATATGTCTTATGCCGCTGATGTACTAATCAAGATTAACAATTTAAGTAACCCTAAATACAGAAATGAATTTCAAGCTTTAATCAACCATTGCAATAAATCGCTTACATATCAGATGCATAGACATAACAATGGTTATATGCGACATCATAATTGTGATTTTATGCAAATTGATTTATTAGAAAGACTCTCTGTTATTTTAGAAAATTTGGCTCTTCGCAGAATTTAA
- the rsgA gene encoding ribosome small subunit-dependent GTPase A, with the protein MNETLAGVVTRVTGASYIVETGEGLKVRCRTVPSTVSENEGSNLVAVGDRVGFRLKASETDMAEGVISRVEARRTSLVRRREVRRNRSKEKEQVIVANIDQLVLITSFDDPPFNSRLVDRYLVFAESEKLPLLIVVNKIDLDEDGMVEEDLEVYRQLDCDICLVSAEDGRGIEELRELLRDRVSAFSGHSGVGKSTIINLLVGREELRTAETSCKTGKGVHTTTSSAMFPLPGGGYVIDTPGIREFNLSGITRENLRFYYTEFLRYMPECSFSSCSHTVEPGCAVIAAVESGSIAPERYESYLALLDSLDE; encoded by the coding sequence ATGAACGAAACGCTTGCCGGAGTGGTGACGCGAGTCACCGGCGCATCATATATCGTCGAGACCGGCGAGGGGCTGAAGGTCAGGTGCCGAACCGTGCCGAGCACCGTGAGCGAAAACGAGGGATCGAATCTCGTTGCCGTTGGCGACAGGGTAGGGTTCAGGCTGAAAGCGTCGGAGACCGATATGGCGGAAGGGGTGATCAGTCGCGTCGAAGCGCGGCGCACGTCTCTGGTTCGGCGGCGCGAGGTGCGGCGCAACCGGAGCAAGGAGAAGGAGCAGGTGATCGTCGCCAACATCGACCAGCTCGTGCTCATCACCTCGTTCGACGATCCGCCCTTCAACAGCCGCCTGGTGGATCGCTACCTCGTTTTCGCCGAATCGGAGAAGTTGCCGCTCCTGATCGTGGTCAACAAGATTGATCTCGACGAGGATGGCATGGTTGAAGAGGATCTGGAGGTCTATCGCCAGCTCGACTGCGACATCTGCCTTGTCAGCGCCGAGGATGGCCGGGGAATCGAGGAGCTTCGCGAGCTGCTTCGCGACCGGGTGTCGGCCTTCAGCGGCCACTCGGGCGTGGGCAAATCGACGATCATCAACCTGCTCGTCGGGCGAGAGGAGCTGCGGACTGCCGAGACGAGCTGCAAGACCGGCAAGGGGGTGCACACCACCACCAGCTCGGCGATGTTTCCGTTGCCGGGCGGCGGCTACGTGATCGACACGCCGGGCATCCGCGAGTTCAACCTCTCCGGCATCACCCGCGAGAACCTGCGTTTCTACTATACGGAGTTCCTCCGCTACATGCCGGAGTGCAGCTTTTCGTCGTGCTCGCACACCGTCGAGCCGGGGTGCGCCGTGATCGCGGCGGTCGAGTCGGGCTCCATTGCCCCTGAACGCTACGAGAGCTACCTCGCCCTGCTCGACTCGCTCGACGAGTGA
- a CDS encoding phosphatase PAP2 family protein: protein MNISALDTAIVTGLSEFLAGDGTGSRLFRLLVYNVGENPLLRGIPIFFPLLLLWFGNTSAERRSRILTGLLATCAAVGLSVATQYLLHVHTRPVLDSTLTLQMATQQWDHDSSFPSDTAMLYFALSTTIFLLNRRVGVAVFLWSLLSAGLCRVALGWHYPSDILGSLVIAPAVVLLFDNPAFIRGRIEALLESSQKRLDIVSAMLMLFIAEAYNLFPGLRSLVVTFVRIIRKNFDLPG from the coding sequence ATGAACATCAGCGCTCTCGACACCGCCATCGTCACAGGGCTTAGCGAGTTTCTTGCCGGAGACGGCACCGGAAGCAGGCTTTTCAGGCTGCTGGTCTATAACGTTGGTGAAAACCCTCTCTTGAGAGGAATCCCGATCTTTTTCCCCTTGCTGCTACTCTGGTTCGGCAACACCTCCGCTGAACGCCGCAGCCGGATTCTGACCGGCCTTCTGGCGACCTGCGCGGCTGTCGGCCTCTCGGTGGCGACGCAGTATCTGCTGCACGTGCACACTCGCCCGGTGCTCGACTCCACCCTCACCCTGCAAATGGCCACGCAACAATGGGATCACGACAGCTCGTTCCCGAGCGACACGGCCATGCTCTACTTCGCGCTGTCAACGACGATTTTTCTGCTGAACCGGCGGGTGGGCGTCGCGGTTTTCCTCTGGTCGCTCCTCAGCGCGGGGCTATGCCGGGTCGCACTCGGATGGCACTACCCGTCGGATATTCTCGGTTCGCTGGTCATCGCCCCTGCGGTGGTGCTGCTCTTCGACAACCCGGCCTTTATCCGAGGCAGAATCGAAGCGCTGCTCGAATCGTCACAGAAGCGGCTCGACATCGTCAGCGCCATGCTGATGCTCTTCATCGCCGAAGCCTACAACCTCTTCCCCGGCCTGCGAAGCCTGGTCGTAACCTTCGTCAGAATCATCCGGAAAAACTTCGATCTTCCCGGATAG
- a CDS encoding NAD-dependent succinate-semialdehyde dehydrogenase: MIVTINPATGEQLAEYPVMIAGQLDAVLRQAEADFRRWRSTGFGERSTCMKRLAELLRERAAEHGRLITLEMGKPLGQAVAEVNKCAWVCDYFADHAEEFLRPEESEIDGSRGLVRFEPLGVILGVMPWNFPYWQVIRFAAPAMMAGNGIVVKHAPNVTGCSIAIEQLFRDAGFPEHLYRAVHIDLDEVDRLTGFMIDHPVIKAVSVTGSTGAGRAVATKAGRALKRSVLELGGSDPYIVLDDADLRQAVDACVAGRLLNAGQSCIAAKRFIVQSGVIGEFTRMIVEKMQRAVMGDPFREGTEVGPIARADLRDLVHSQVQRSVEAGAALLCGGHVPNAPGCYYPPTVLAGVKKGMAAYEEEIFGPVATIIEVADDDEAVAVANDSDYGLGSAVFSGSAERALAIAEQLETGNCFVNAMVKSDPRLPFGGVKHSGYGRELSHHGIREFVNIKALLLPG; encoded by the coding sequence ATGATCGTTACCATAAATCCAGCGACCGGCGAGCAGCTCGCCGAATATCCGGTGATGATTGCCGGGCAACTCGATGCCGTGCTTCGTCAGGCCGAGGCCGATTTTCGCCGCTGGCGCTCGACCGGCTTCGGGGAGCGCAGCACCTGCATGAAGCGGCTGGCGGAGCTCTTGCGCGAACGCGCCGCCGAACACGGGCGGCTCATCACGCTCGAAATGGGCAAGCCGCTCGGCCAGGCGGTGGCCGAGGTGAACAAGTGCGCCTGGGTGTGCGACTACTTCGCCGACCACGCCGAAGAGTTCCTGCGGCCCGAGGAGAGCGAAATCGATGGGTCGCGAGGCTTGGTGCGCTTCGAGCCGCTTGGCGTGATTCTCGGCGTCATGCCTTGGAACTTCCCGTACTGGCAGGTGATCCGCTTCGCCGCGCCCGCCATGATGGCTGGCAACGGCATCGTGGTCAAGCACGCGCCGAACGTCACCGGCTGCTCCATCGCCATCGAGCAGCTCTTCCGCGACGCCGGTTTTCCGGAGCACCTCTACCGCGCGGTGCACATCGACCTCGACGAGGTTGACCGGCTCACCGGCTTCATGATCGATCATCCGGTCATCAAGGCGGTCTCCGTCACCGGCAGCACCGGCGCGGGCCGCGCGGTGGCGACCAAGGCTGGCCGGGCGCTGAAGCGCAGCGTGCTGGAGCTGGGCGGCAGTGATCCCTACATCGTGCTCGACGACGCCGATCTTCGCCAGGCGGTCGATGCGTGCGTCGCCGGACGCCTGCTCAACGCGGGGCAGAGCTGCATCGCCGCCAAGCGCTTTATCGTGCAGTCGGGCGTGATCGGGGAGTTCACGCGGATGATCGTCGAAAAGATGCAGCGGGCGGTGATGGGCGATCCGTTCCGCGAAGGCACGGAGGTCGGCCCCATCGCCCGCGCCGACCTGCGCGATCTCGTCCATTCGCAGGTGCAGCGGAGCGTCGAGGCGGGCGCGGCGCTGCTCTGCGGCGGCCATGTGCCAAACGCGCCGGGGTGCTACTATCCGCCGACCGTGTTGGCGGGCGTCAAAAAGGGAATGGCTGCCTACGAGGAGGAGATCTTCGGGCCGGTGGCGACCATCATCGAGGTGGCCGACGACGACGAGGCGGTCGCGGTGGCGAACGACAGCGATTACGGCCTCGGCTCCGCCGTATTTTCGGGCAGCGCGGAGCGGGCGCTCGCCATCGCCGAACAGCTCGAAACGGGCAACTGTTTCGTCAACGCGATGGTCAAGTCCGATCCGCGTCTCCCGTTTGGCGGCGTCAAGCACTCCGGCTACGGGCGCGAGCTGTCGCACCATGGCATTCGTGAGTTCGTCAACATCAAGGCCCTCTTGCTGCCAGGCTGA
- the rpmE gene encoding 50S ribosomal protein L31, which yields MKPEIHPKYTKVTVNCANCGTAFETRSTRNNIKVDICSNCHPFYTGKQVLVDTAGRVERFNKRFAKATPKAAAN from the coding sequence ATGAAACCAGAGATTCACCCAAAGTATACGAAAGTTACCGTCAACTGCGCGAACTGCGGCACCGCCTTCGAAACCCGCTCCACCCGCAACAACATCAAGGTCGATATTTGCAGCAACTGCCACCCGTTCTACACCGGCAAGCAGGTTCTCGTCGATACCGCCGGCCGCGTCGAGCGCTTCAACAAACGCTTCGCGAAAGCCACTCCCAAAGCTGCCGCGAACTAA
- the frr gene encoding ribosome recycling factor encodes MTARDVIQKIEPRMKKTIEAFQHELASIRTGKATTALLDRVKVEAYGSQMPLKQVGNVGVLDVHTLTVQVWDKSMVGATERAIRDAGLGLNPSADGQNIRISIPPLTEERRKEFVKLTKKFGEDSKVSLRNHRRDLIHEVEKLEKEKQIGEDELKRGKKDADDLLHKYEKQITELIAQKEKEIMEV; translated from the coding sequence ATGACCGCAAGGGACGTTATCCAGAAAATCGAGCCTCGCATGAAGAAAACCATCGAGGCATTCCAGCACGAACTCGCTTCGATCCGCACCGGCAAGGCCACCACGGCGCTGCTCGACAGGGTCAAGGTGGAGGCTTATGGATCGCAGATGCCGCTCAAGCAGGTCGGCAACGTCGGCGTGCTCGATGTTCACACCCTCACGGTGCAGGTTTGGGACAAGTCGATGGTTGGCGCAACCGAACGCGCGATCCGTGACGCCGGTCTCGGCCTGAACCCTTCAGCCGACGGCCAGAACATCCGCATCAGCATTCCGCCGCTCACCGAAGAGCGCCGCAAGGAGTTCGTGAAGCTGACCAAGAAGTTCGGCGAGGATTCCAAAGTCTCGCTCCGCAACCACCGCCGCGACCTGATCCACGAAGTCGAGAAGCTCGAAAAGGAGAAACAGATCGGCGAGGACGAGCTCAAACGCGGCAAGAAGGACGCGGATGACCTGCTCCACAAATACGAAAAGCAGATCACCGAACTGATCGCCCAGAAAGAAAAGGAGATCATGGAGGTCTGA